Proteins encoded together in one Lathyrus oleraceus cultivar Zhongwan6 chromosome 5, CAAS_Psat_ZW6_1.0, whole genome shotgun sequence window:
- the LOC127085923 gene encoding disease resistance protein RPM1, with translation MAETAVSFVLQELGQFVIKESCKFAVEERSSVAGIERDFNDIKDELESIHAFLKDADRKASDDGGGGGGSNGVKTWVKQVREASFRIEDVIDYYIMYLEERASHSLFKSVIQMIPGLNTIMNTDHQIVSEIQDIKISLGRIKERSTRFEFRSENEAGSHRGTKAPRIGDPRMAPYFIEETQVVGFESARDELVRCLVEGDNELMLVAVVGMGGLGKTTLAKHVFNNQLVKRSFDCRSFITVSQTYTIRELLTEMIKKFCKDSNEPIPRGLQKMDDEALINQVRQYLESKRYLVLFDDVWKDNFSDEIEHALISNNKGSRIIVTTRKMHVAEYSKRSFPVHVHELQPLPPNKAWELFCNKAFRGLCPTELEEMSREIVQKCGGLPLAIVAIGGLLSTKSKTMFEWEKVSRNLRMELDRNVHLTSLVKILSLSYDDLPYHLKSCMLYFGIYPEDYTINRKRLTRQWMAEGFVRHEEGRTLEEAAEECLTELIQRSLVNVSRGGFDGKVKSCQVHDLLREVIIRKMKDLSFCHLCHKDDEQVTLGITRRFSIAAISNNDLTNTSNSGIRAIFVFDKGESPKQLMDGLSTKFKLLKVLDFENSLLNSIPDNLGNLFHLRYLNLSHTKVTVLPKSIGLLVNLETLDLRQTLVHELPKEINKLTKLRLLPAYYRKYEGHYSMLNFTIGVKMQKGIGSLISLQKLYFLEADHGGKGLIQELKKLKQLRKLGIKNVRREYGDALCEAIQEMDHLESLNIGAIAKDEILDLDLVSAPIHLRVLNLKCKLTKLPKWIPNLKYLVKLRLGLSNFEDDPLDSLKNLPNLLRLNLWDDAFSGERLHFQKGGFHKLKELDLTRLNRLSSVSIDEEALLCLEHFRFNNNPQLKVVPQDLQHLKKLQFLGFADMPVELVDSIDLEKDGPCHWIINHIPLVLIRQKVGSRFHDYELRPIPTQLNI, from the coding sequence atggcAGAAACTGCTGTGTCATTTGTTTTGCAAGAACTAGGCCAATTTGTGATAAAAGAAAGTTGCAAATTTGCAGTAGAAGAAAGATCTTCGGTAGCAGGGATCGAAAGAGACTTCAATGACATCAAAGATGAACTTGAGAGCATCCATGCTTTCCTCAAGGATGCAGATAGAAAGGCTTCTGATGATGGTGGAGGAGGAGGAGGATCCAATGGAGTCAAAACTTGGGTGAAGCAGGTGAGAGAAGCGTCTTTTCGCATAGAAGATGTCATTGATTACTACATCATGTATTTGGAAGAGAGGGCAAGCCATTCTCTATTCAAATCTGTGATCCAAATGATTCCTGGCTTGAACACAATCATGAATACAGATCATCAGATTGTTTCTGAGATTCAAGACATCAAGATATCGCTTGGTAGAATCAAAGAAAGAAGTACGAGATTTGAGTTTCGGTCTGAAAATGAAGCGGGAAGCCATAGAGGGACTAAAGCTCCTAGAATTGGTGACCCTCGAATGGCTCCGTATTTCATTGAAGAGACTCAAGTTGTCGGTTTTGAGTCTGCGCGAGATGAGTTGGTCAGATGCTTGGTGGAGGGAGACAATGAGCTCATGTTGGTTGCTGTGGTTGGCATGGGAGGACTCGGGAAAACCACTCTCGCGAAGCATGTTTTCAATAACCAGCTAGTGAAACGGAGCTTCGATTGTAGATCTTTCATCACGGTTTCTCAAACATACACTATCAGAGAGCTGTTGACAGAAATGATAAAGAAGTTTTGCAAGGACAGCAATGAGCCTATTCCGAGGGGTCTGCAGAAGATGGATGACGAAGCGTTGATTAATCAAGTGAGACAATACCTTGAGTCGAAAAGGTACTTGGTTTTATTCGATGATGTTTGGAAAGACAATTTTTCCGATGAGATTGAACATGCCTTGATTAGTAACAACAAAGGAAGTAGAATCATCGTGACAACTAGAAAAATGCACGTAGCGGAATATTCTAAGAGATCTTTTCCTGTTCATGTTCATGAGCTACAACCTTTGCCTCCAAACAAAGCATGGGAGCTGTTTTGCAACAAGGCGTTTAGAGGGCTGTGTCCAACAGAACTCGAGGAGATGTCCAGAGAAATCGTTCAAAAATGCGGAGGGCTGCCACTAGCAATTGTGGCCATCGGTGGTCTTTTGTCAACAAAATCCAAAACCATGTTCGAGTGGGAAAAGGTGAGTCGAAATCTGAGAATGGAGTTAGATCGCAACGTGCATTTAACTAGTCTAGTCAAGATTTTATCGCTTAGTTATGATGACTTGCCTTACCATTTGAAATCATGCATGCTATACTTTGGTATATATCCTGAGGACTACACGATCAATCGGAAGAGACTTACGAGACAATGGATGGCCGAAGGGTTTGTTAGGCACGAGGAGGGTAGAACTTTGGAGGAAGCTGCTGAAGAGTGCCTAACAGAGTTGATACAAAGAAGTTTGGTTAATGTTTCCAGAGGCGGTTTCGATGGAAAAGTCAAAAGTTGCCAAGTTCATGATTTGTTGCGCGAAGTGATCATTAGAAAAATGAAAGATTTAAGCTTCTGTCATTTATGCCATAAAGATGATGAACAAGTCACTCTTGGAATAACTAGACGCTTTTCGATAGCAGCTATCTCCAACAACGACTTGACAAACACTAGCAACTCGGGAATTCGCGCTATATTTGTTTTCGACAAAGGCGAATCTCCTAAACAGCTCATGGATGGATTATCCACCAAGTTCAAGCTTCTGAAAGTGCTTGACTTTGAGAATTCTTTGTTGAATTCTATTCCTGATAACTTAGGGAATCTTTTCCATCTAAGGTACTTGAACCTGAGTCATACGAAAGTTACCGTTCTTCCCAAATCCATCGGTTTGCTAGTCAACTTAGAAACCTTGGATCTAAGGCAAACTCTAGTGCATGAGTTACCAAAAGAGATCAACAAGCTCACAAAGCTAAGGCTTCTTCCGGCTTATTATAGAAAATACGAAGGGCATTATTCTATGTTGAACTTTACGATCGGAGTGAAAATGCAAAAAGGTATTGGAAGTTTGATATCTTTACAAAAACTATACTTTTTGGAAGCAGATCATGGTGGAAAAGGCCTTATCCAAGAGCTCAAAAAGTTGAAACAGTTAAGAAAGTTAGGCATAAAGAATGTTCGGAGAGAATACGGAGACGCATTATGTGAAGCAATACAAGAGATGGATCACCTTGAATCTCTGAATATCGGTGCTATAGCGAAGGATGAAATCCTTGACTTGGATCTTGTATCAGCTCCAATCCATCTCAGAGTGCTGAATTTGAAATGCAAACTAACAAAGTTGCCTAAATGGATTCCAAATCTCAAGTATCTTGTGAAGTTAAGACTCGGTTTGTCTAACTTCGAAGACGATCCACTAGACTCTTTGAAGAATTTGCCGAATTTGTTGAGGCTGAATTTGTGGGATGATGCGTTTTCTGGCGAAAGGTTGCATTTTCAGAAAGGAGGGTTTCATAAGCTGAAGGAGTTGGACTTGACTAGATTAAATAGACTAAGTTCCGTATCGATAGACGAAGAAGCTTTACTTTGTCTCGAACACTTCCGATTCAACAACAATCCTCAACTGAAGGTGGTTCCGCAAGACCTTCAACACTTGAAAAAACTTCAATTTCTCGGATTTGCTGATATGCCGGTTGAATTAGTTGACAGCATTGATCTAGAGAAAGATGGACCATGCCATTGGATTATCAATCATATTCCGCTAGTACTAATTCGTCAGAAAGTAGGATCAAGATTTCATGACTACGAGTTGCGCCCGATTCCTACTCAACTCAATATCTAA
- the LOC127085922 gene encoding geranylhydroquinone 3''-hydroxylase CYP76B74 has protein sequence MNDSSSCFTDSSSFSAPNTFIGIVLLNSKIRSSSSCNNSTLLFTRSQLLRDFAAREFNAFLWLFLLVITSFLLTRLFNVFTFLYKARTIPGPPASSFFGHFKLLSKENLTDVLSKSHEKYGPIVRLWLGPTKLLVSVKDPVIIQEMLIKAENKLPFSGKAFHLAFGQSSFFSPLYEKVRKRRELLETELDERLMKTADLNPRKVADFIVDQIEKIRVRGSISCGLVSRHMAFTLMGATFFGDGFLAWPKAAIYEELLMMIAKEACFWASYNVTPFWNRGFWRYRRLCKKLRCLTEEILHCRKSFEILDHINQNVCSESSNPETKSANDQKNSKEEHYGNIMSVMLHGSQTIATLIANVLTNLIMNSEIQDKVYSEISIVGRNPSKYEHEDVYRMPLLLATIYESARLLPTGPMLQRCSTKQDLRFANGVTVPAGALLVVPVQLVQKDDFNWGKDASDFNPYRFLSNVTEGSGSEEQLDYGISSFVLNDPSENAAFLPFGSGTRSCVGQKLVIQAVATLLASLLKKYEIKFNSGSDYDSEPLKNLPLLQHPNSQILFVRRN, from the exons ATGAACGATTCTTCATCATGTTTCACTGATTCTTCTTCCTTTTCTGCTCCAAATACTTTTATAGGAATCGTTCTTCTCAACTCCAAAATCAGATCTTCATCTTCCTGTAACAACAGCACTCTTCTCTTTACTCGTTCTCAGCTTCTTAGAGACTTTGCAGCAAGAGAATTCAATGCTTTTCTATGGCTTTTTCTTCTTGTTATCACCTCCTTTTTGCTTACAAGACTCTTCAATGTTTTCACCTTCTTGTATAAAGCTAGAACCATTCCTGGACCTCCAGCTTCATCGTTTTTCGGACATTTCAAGCTTCTTTCCAAAGAAAATCTCACTG ATGTGTTATCGAAATCTCACGAGAAGTATGGACCGATTGTTAGGCTGTGGTTAGGTCCTACTAAGCTTCTCGTGTCGGTTAAAGATCCAGTGATAATTCAAGAGATGCTCATAAAAGCTGAGAATAAGTTGCCTTTTTCTGGAAAAGCATTTCATTTAGCTTTTGGCCAATCAAGCTTTTTTTCTCCTTTGTATGAAAAG GTTCGAAAGAGAAGGGAATTATTGGAAACAGAATTGGACGAAAGATTGATGAAAACGGCTGATTTGAATCCTCGGAAGGTTGCAGACTTTATCGTAGATCAAATAGAAAAGATTAGAGTCAGAGGAAGCATTAGTTGTGGTTTGGTTTCTCGGCATATGGCTTTCACATTAATGGGAGCCACATTCTTCGGAGACGGCTTCTTGGCGTGGCCGAAGGCTGCGATATACGAAGAACTGCTTATGATGATTGCTAAAGAGGCTTGCTTTTGGGCTTCCTATAATGTTACTCCGTTTTGGAATCGAGGATTTTGGAGGTATCGACGGTTATGTAAAAAGTTAAGATGCTTAACTGAAGAGATTCTTCATTGCAGAAAGAGCTTCGAGATTTTAGACCATATCAATCAAAATGTTTGTAGCGAGAGTTccaacccagaaacaaaatcaGCAAATGATCAGAAAAATTCTAAGGAAGAACATTACGGTAACATCATGAGTGTGATGCTTCATGGATCTCAAACTATAGCTACTTTAATCGCCAACGTGTTGACTAATCTTATCATGAATTCGGAAATACAAGATAAG GTTTATTCGGAGATTAGCATCGTCGGGAGAAACCCTTCAAAATACGAGCATGAAGATGTTTATAGGATGCCTTTGCTATTGGCGACAATTTATGAATCTGCGCGTCTTCTCCCCACCGGTCCCATGCTGCAGAGGTGTTCTACGAAACAAG ACTTGAGATTCGCAAATGGTGTAACCGTGCCTGCTGGAGCTTTACTGGTTGTTCCGGTTCAATTGGTACAGAAGGATGACTTCAATTGGGGGAAAGATGCAAGTGATTTTAATCCGTACCGATTTCTGTCAAACGTAACAGAAGGATCAG GTTCTGAAGAACAACTTGATTATGGAATCAGCTCGTTTGTACTAAACGATCCAAGCGAAAATGCAGCATTTCTTCCTTTCGGATCCGGTACACGTTCTTGCGTTGGGCAGAAACTTGTTATCCAAGCTGTTGCCACATTGCTGGCATCGTTACTCAAGAAATATGAG ATAAAGTTCAACTCGGGCTCGGATTATGACTCGGAACCATTGAAAAATCTTCCTCTTCTGCAACATCCTAATTCACAAATCCTGTTTGTGAGAAGGAACTAG
- the LOC127085921 gene encoding WAT1-related protein At5g07050 isoform X1: MGSEKLRSYANFFENSMPYFAMILLQFGYAGMNIITKLSLNGGMSHYVLVVYRHAFATIAIAPFAIIFERKAQPKITFPIFMQILLLALLGPVIDQNLYYAGLKLTSPTFSCAMSNMLPAMTFAIAVLCRMEIINMKKLRCQAKVVGTLLTVAGAMLMTLYKGPILDLLWTKDSPHSNQISTNITRSSSKNNWLIGSILLIIATLAWSSLFVLQARAIETYKNHQLTLTSLICFFGTLLAFAATLVMEHKVSVWTIGWDMNLLASAYAGIVASSISYYVQGLVIKKKGPVFATSFSPLMMIIVAIMGSFFLAEQIFLGSAIGSILVVIGLYSVLWGKHKEQLESKVAPDDKPLPIKGVWVNGNKGTLSEAIDQLSEAKSDQKVESNISLVIINYNKS, translated from the exons ATGGGGTCTGAAAAGCTTAGATCTTATGCAAACTTCTTTGAGAACTCTATGCCTTATTTTGCCATGATCCTTTTGCAGTTTGGCTATGCAGGCATGAACATTATAACCAAGCTTTCTCTCAATGGTGGCATGAGTCACTATGTTCTTGTTGTTTATCGCCACGCTTTCGCAACCATCGCGATAGCTCCGTTCGCCATTATCTTCGAAAG GAAGGCTCAACCAAAGATTACATTTCCAATTTTCATGCAAATTCTTCTCCTAGCTTTACTTGG GCCAGTGATAGATCAAAACTTATACTATGCTGGGTTGAAATTAACATCTCCAACTTTCTCATGTGCAATGAGCAATATGCTTCCTGCAATGACTTTCGCGATCGCGGTTTTATGCCG GATGGAAATTATAAACATGAAGAAGTTGAGATGCCAAGCAAAGGTGGTTGGGACTTTATTAACTGTGGCTGGAGCAATGTTGATGACATTATACAAAGGTCCTATTTTGGATTTGCTATGGACTAAAGATTCTCCTCATAGTAATCAAATTTCAACAAACATCACAAGATCCTCAAGCAAAAATAATTGGCTCATTGGTTCCATTCTACTCATAATTGCTACACTTGCATGGTCATCTCTCTTTGTGTTACAA GCTAGGGCTATAGAAACATACAAGAATCATCAGCTAACACTCACATCACTTATATGTTTCTTTGGAACACTTCTGGCTTTTGCTGCAACTTTGGTTATGGAACACAAAGTTTCAGTGTGGACTATTGGTTGGGATATGAATTTATTAGCTTCTGCATATGCT GGGATAGTTGCATCAAGTATATCATATTATGTACAAGGATTGGTAATAAAAAAGAAAGGACCTGTTTTTGCAACTTCATTTAGTCCTTTGATGATGATCATTGTGGCAATTATGGGTTCATTTTTCCTTGCAGAACAGATTTTTCTTGGAAG TGCAATTGGTTCCATCTTGGTTGTCATAGGCTTATATTCAGTTTTATGGGGAAAGCACAAAGAACAATTGGAAAGTAAAGTGGCACCAGATGATAAACCATTGCCCATAAAGGGTGTTTGGGTGAATGGAAATAAAGGAACACTTTCTGAAGCCATTGATCAACTTAGTGAAGCAAAATCAGATCAGAAAGTAGAATCAAACATTTCTCTTGTTATTATAAATTACAACAAAAGTTAA
- the LOC127085921 gene encoding WAT1-related protein At5g07050 isoform X2, with translation MGKLSYANFFENSMPYFAMILLQFGYAGMNIITKLSLNGGMSHYVLVVYRHAFATIAIAPFAIIFERKAQPKITFPIFMQILLLALLGPVIDQNLYYAGLKLTSPTFSCAMSNMLPAMTFAIAVLCRMEIINMKKLRCQAKVVGTLLTVAGAMLMTLYKGPILDLLWTKDSPHSNQISTNITRSSSKNNWLIGSILLIIATLAWSSLFVLQARAIETYKNHQLTLTSLICFFGTLLAFAATLVMEHKVSVWTIGWDMNLLASAYAGIVASSISYYVQGLVIKKKGPVFATSFSPLMMIIVAIMGSFFLAEQIFLGSAIGSILVVIGLYSVLWGKHKEQLESKVAPDDKPLPIKGVWVNGNKGTLSEAIDQLSEAKSDQKVESNISLVIINYNKS, from the exons ATGGGTAAATT ATCTTATGCAAACTTCTTTGAGAACTCTATGCCTTATTTTGCCATGATCCTTTTGCAGTTTGGCTATGCAGGCATGAACATTATAACCAAGCTTTCTCTCAATGGTGGCATGAGTCACTATGTTCTTGTTGTTTATCGCCACGCTTTCGCAACCATCGCGATAGCTCCGTTCGCCATTATCTTCGAAAG GAAGGCTCAACCAAAGATTACATTTCCAATTTTCATGCAAATTCTTCTCCTAGCTTTACTTGG GCCAGTGATAGATCAAAACTTATACTATGCTGGGTTGAAATTAACATCTCCAACTTTCTCATGTGCAATGAGCAATATGCTTCCTGCAATGACTTTCGCGATCGCGGTTTTATGCCG GATGGAAATTATAAACATGAAGAAGTTGAGATGCCAAGCAAAGGTGGTTGGGACTTTATTAACTGTGGCTGGAGCAATGTTGATGACATTATACAAAGGTCCTATTTTGGATTTGCTATGGACTAAAGATTCTCCTCATAGTAATCAAATTTCAACAAACATCACAAGATCCTCAAGCAAAAATAATTGGCTCATTGGTTCCATTCTACTCATAATTGCTACACTTGCATGGTCATCTCTCTTTGTGTTACAA GCTAGGGCTATAGAAACATACAAGAATCATCAGCTAACACTCACATCACTTATATGTTTCTTTGGAACACTTCTGGCTTTTGCTGCAACTTTGGTTATGGAACACAAAGTTTCAGTGTGGACTATTGGTTGGGATATGAATTTATTAGCTTCTGCATATGCT GGGATAGTTGCATCAAGTATATCATATTATGTACAAGGATTGGTAATAAAAAAGAAAGGACCTGTTTTTGCAACTTCATTTAGTCCTTTGATGATGATCATTGTGGCAATTATGGGTTCATTTTTCCTTGCAGAACAGATTTTTCTTGGAAG TGCAATTGGTTCCATCTTGGTTGTCATAGGCTTATATTCAGTTTTATGGGGAAAGCACAAAGAACAATTGGAAAGTAAAGTGGCACCAGATGATAAACCATTGCCCATAAAGGGTGTTTGGGTGAATGGAAATAAAGGAACACTTTCTGAAGCCATTGATCAACTTAGTGAAGCAAAATCAGATCAGAAAGTAGAATCAAACATTTCTCTTGTTATTATAAATTACAACAAAAGTTAA